The proteins below come from a single Leopardus geoffroyi isolate Oge1 chromosome D3, O.geoffroyi_Oge1_pat1.0, whole genome shotgun sequence genomic window:
- the PGAM5 gene encoding serine/threonine-protein phosphatase PGAM5, mitochondrial isoform X1 — MAFRQALQLAACGLAGGSAAVLFSAVAVGKPRAGGDAEPRVVEAPAWAGSARPGPGVWDSNWDRREPLSLVNLRKRNLESGEEELASRLDHYKAKATRHIFLIRHSQYHVDASQEKDRTLTPLGREQAELTGLRLASLGLKFNKIVHSSMTRAIETTDIISKHLPGVSKVSTDLLREGAPIEPDPPVSHWKPEAVQYYEDGARIEAAFRNYIHRADAKQQEDSYEIFICHANVIRYIVCRALQFPPEGWLRLSLNNGSITHLVVRPDGRVALRALGDTGFMPPDKISRS; from the exons ATGGCGTTCCGACAGGCGCTGCAGCTGGCGGCCTGCGGCCTGGCCGGGGGCTCGGCCGCCGTGCTCTTCTCGGCCGTGGCGGTGGGAAAGCCCCGCGCGGGCGGGGACGCTGAGCCGCGCGTGGTCGAGGCGCCGGCGTGGGCGGGGTCCGCGCGCCCCGGACCGGGCGTCTGGGACTCCAACTGGGACAG GCGAGAACCGCTGTCCTTGGTGAACCTGCGGAAGAGGAACCTGGAATCTGGAGAAGAAGAACTGGCCTCCAGGCTGGACCACTACAAAGCCAAGGCCACGCGACACATCTTCCTCATCAGGCACTCCCAGTACCATGTGGATGCTTCCCAGGAAAAGGACCGCACGCTGACGCCCCTGG GTCGTGAACAGGCTGAACTGACGGGGCTCCGACTTGCAAGCTTGGGCTTGAAGTTTAATAAAATTGTCCATTCGTCCATGACCCGTGCCATCGAAACCACTGATATCATCAGCAAACACCTGCCAG GCGTCTCCAAAGTCAGCACAGACCTGCTGAGGGAAGGCGCCCCCATTGAGCCCGACCCACCCGTGTCCCACTGGAAGCCAGAGGCTGTG CAGTATTACGAAGATGGGGCCCGGATCGAGGCCGCCTTCCGGAACTACATCCACCGGGCAGACGCCAAGCAGCAGGAGGACAGTTACGAGATCTTCATCTGCCATGCCAATGTCATCCGCTACATCGTGTGCCG gGCGCTGCAGTTCCCCCCAGAAGGCTGGCTCCGCCTCTCTCTCAACAATGGCAGCATCACCCACCTGGTGGTTCGGCCTGATGGCCGAGTGGCGCTCAGGGCCCTCGGGGACACGGGGTTCATGCCTCCGGACAAGATCTCCCGCTCCTGA
- the PGAM5 gene encoding serine/threonine-protein phosphatase PGAM5, mitochondrial isoform X2 — MAFRQALQLAACGLAGGSAAVLFSAVAVGKPRAGGDAEPRVVEAPAWAGSARPGPGVWDSNWDRREPLSLVNLRKRNLESGEEELASRLDHYKAKATRHIFLIRHSQYHVDASQEKDRTLTPLGREQAELTGLRLASLGLKFNKIVHSSMTRAIETTDIISKHLPGVSKVSTDLLREGAPIEPDPPVSHWKPEAVYYEDGARIEAAFRNYIHRADAKQQEDSYEIFICHANVIRYIVCRALQFPPEGWLRLSLNNGSITHLVVRPDGRVALRALGDTGFMPPDKISRS; from the exons ATGGCGTTCCGACAGGCGCTGCAGCTGGCGGCCTGCGGCCTGGCCGGGGGCTCGGCCGCCGTGCTCTTCTCGGCCGTGGCGGTGGGAAAGCCCCGCGCGGGCGGGGACGCTGAGCCGCGCGTGGTCGAGGCGCCGGCGTGGGCGGGGTCCGCGCGCCCCGGACCGGGCGTCTGGGACTCCAACTGGGACAG GCGAGAACCGCTGTCCTTGGTGAACCTGCGGAAGAGGAACCTGGAATCTGGAGAAGAAGAACTGGCCTCCAGGCTGGACCACTACAAAGCCAAGGCCACGCGACACATCTTCCTCATCAGGCACTCCCAGTACCATGTGGATGCTTCCCAGGAAAAGGACCGCACGCTGACGCCCCTGG GTCGTGAACAGGCTGAACTGACGGGGCTCCGACTTGCAAGCTTGGGCTTGAAGTTTAATAAAATTGTCCATTCGTCCATGACCCGTGCCATCGAAACCACTGATATCATCAGCAAACACCTGCCAG GCGTCTCCAAAGTCAGCACAGACCTGCTGAGGGAAGGCGCCCCCATTGAGCCCGACCCACCCGTGTCCCACTGGAAGCCAGAGGCTGTG TATTACGAAGATGGGGCCCGGATCGAGGCCGCCTTCCGGAACTACATCCACCGGGCAGACGCCAAGCAGCAGGAGGACAGTTACGAGATCTTCATCTGCCATGCCAATGTCATCCGCTACATCGTGTGCCG gGCGCTGCAGTTCCCCCCAGAAGGCTGGCTCCGCCTCTCTCTCAACAATGGCAGCATCACCCACCTGGTGGTTCGGCCTGATGGCCGAGTGGCGCTCAGGGCCCTCGGGGACACGGGGTTCATGCCTCCGGACAAGATCTCCCGCTCCTGA
- the PGAM5 gene encoding serine/threonine-protein phosphatase PGAM5, mitochondrial isoform X3, which translates to MAFRQALQLAACGLAGGSAAVLFSAVAVGKPRAGGDAEPRVVEAPAWAGSARPGPGVWDSNWDRREPLSLVNLRKRNLESGEEELASRLDHYKAKATRHIFLIRHSQYHVDASQEKDRTLTPLGREQAELTGLRLASLGLKFNKIVHSSMTRAIETTDIISKHLPGVSKVSTDLLREGAPIEPDPPVSHWKPEAVQYYEDGARIEAAFRNYIHRADAKQQEDSYEIFICHANVIRYIVCRIMDSQIFSWRRGS; encoded by the exons ATGGCGTTCCGACAGGCGCTGCAGCTGGCGGCCTGCGGCCTGGCCGGGGGCTCGGCCGCCGTGCTCTTCTCGGCCGTGGCGGTGGGAAAGCCCCGCGCGGGCGGGGACGCTGAGCCGCGCGTGGTCGAGGCGCCGGCGTGGGCGGGGTCCGCGCGCCCCGGACCGGGCGTCTGGGACTCCAACTGGGACAG GCGAGAACCGCTGTCCTTGGTGAACCTGCGGAAGAGGAACCTGGAATCTGGAGAAGAAGAACTGGCCTCCAGGCTGGACCACTACAAAGCCAAGGCCACGCGACACATCTTCCTCATCAGGCACTCCCAGTACCATGTGGATGCTTCCCAGGAAAAGGACCGCACGCTGACGCCCCTGG GTCGTGAACAGGCTGAACTGACGGGGCTCCGACTTGCAAGCTTGGGCTTGAAGTTTAATAAAATTGTCCATTCGTCCATGACCCGTGCCATCGAAACCACTGATATCATCAGCAAACACCTGCCAG GCGTCTCCAAAGTCAGCACAGACCTGCTGAGGGAAGGCGCCCCCATTGAGCCCGACCCACCCGTGTCCCACTGGAAGCCAGAGGCTGTG CAGTATTACGAAGATGGGGCCCGGATCGAGGCCGCCTTCCGGAACTACATCCACCGGGCAGACGCCAAGCAGCAGGAGGACAGTTACGAGATCTTCATCTGCCATGCCAATGTCATCCGCTACATCGTGTGCCG GATTATGGACTCACAGATCTTTAGTTGGCGCCGTGGGTCGTAA
- the PXMP2 gene encoding peroxisomal membrane protein 2 isoform X2, with amino-acid sequence MASAASKLRAEAGLGALPQRALAQYLRLLRLYPVLTKAATSGILSALGNFLAQMMAKQRKKENSQKLDVSGPLRYAIYGFFFTGPLSHFFYLFVEHWIPSEVPWAGVKRLLLDRLLFAPAFLLLFLLVMNFLEGRDAAALSVQIRRSFWPALRMNWRVWTPVQFININYVPLQFRVLVANLVSLFWYIYLASLGK; translated from the exons ATGGCGTCGGCGGCGTCGAAGCTGCGGGCGGAGGCCGGGCTCGGGGCGCTCCCGCAGCGGGCGCTCGCCCAGTACCTGCGCCTTCTGCGGCTCTACCCTGTGCTCACCAAGGCGGCCACCAG TGGCATTTTGTCAGCACTTGGGAACTTCCTGGCCCAGATGATGGCGAAGCAgcggaaaaaagaaaactcccaaaAGCTAGATGTCAGTGGGCCTCTCAGATACGCCATTTATGG GTTCTTCTTCACAGGGCCACTGAGTCACTTCTTCTACCTGTTCGTGGAGCACTGGATCCCTTCTGAGGTCCCCTGGGCTGGGGTCAAGAGGCTCCTCCTGGACCGCCTCCTCTTTGCACCGGCCTTCCTGTTGTTGTTTCTCCTCGTCATGAACTTCCTGGAG GGGAGAGACGCAGCTGCTCTCTCTGTCCAGATAAGAAGAAGCTTCTGGCCGGCGCTGCGCATGAACTGGCGAGTCTGGACCCCAGTGCAGTTCATCAACATCAACTACGTCCCTCTGCAG TTCCGGGTGCTTGTTGCCAACCTGGTGTCTCTGTTCTGGTACATCTACCTGGCCTCTCTGGGGAAGTGA
- the PXMP2 gene encoding peroxisomal membrane protein 2 isoform X1 — protein sequence MASAASKLRAEAGLGALPQRALAQYLRLLRLYPVLTKAATSGILSALGNFLAQMMAKQRKKENSQKLDVSGPLRYAIYGFFFTGPLSHFFYLFVEHWIPSEVPWAGVKRLLLDRLLFAPAFLLLFLLVMNFLEGRDAAALSVQIRRSFWPALRMNWRVWTPVQFININYVPLQVRASWHHAEPKGASSSTSLVPSWNDWWFSLRAESLAALDVDGRSVCPHLIPWSQKHF from the exons ATGGCGTCGGCGGCGTCGAAGCTGCGGGCGGAGGCCGGGCTCGGGGCGCTCCCGCAGCGGGCGCTCGCCCAGTACCTGCGCCTTCTGCGGCTCTACCCTGTGCTCACCAAGGCGGCCACCAG TGGCATTTTGTCAGCACTTGGGAACTTCCTGGCCCAGATGATGGCGAAGCAgcggaaaaaagaaaactcccaaaAGCTAGATGTCAGTGGGCCTCTCAGATACGCCATTTATGG GTTCTTCTTCACAGGGCCACTGAGTCACTTCTTCTACCTGTTCGTGGAGCACTGGATCCCTTCTGAGGTCCCCTGGGCTGGGGTCAAGAGGCTCCTCCTGGACCGCCTCCTCTTTGCACCGGCCTTCCTGTTGTTGTTTCTCCTCGTCATGAACTTCCTGGAG GGGAGAGACGCAGCTGCTCTCTCTGTCCAGATAAGAAGAAGCTTCTGGCCGGCGCTGCGCATGAACTGGCGAGTCTGGACCCCAGTGCAGTTCATCAACATCAACTACGTCCCTCTGCAGGTGAGGGCCAGCTGGCACCATGCGGAGCCCAAGGGGGCCTCATCCTCCACCAGCCTTGTTCCTTCTTGGAACGATTGGTGGTTTTCTCTCCGCGCAGAATCATTAGCAGCTTTGGATGTGGACGGGCGAAGCGTGTGTCCACACCTCATCCCTTGGTCccagaaacatttctga